The region TTCTGGGGAGAAGCCGTACACCTGCAAACATTGCGAGAGAGGGTTTATCTGTAAAGCCACCATGCTGAGACACGAGATGTCACACACCGGAGAGAAGCCGTTCGCCTGCCCCCATTGCGAGAAGTGTTTCCTGGACAACGCAGCTCTCAACAAACATAAACGGAGAGTCCATGTCAACTCCTAGCGGACCGACGGTGGCTTCTCGTTTGGGAGAGCGGGGACGAGATGCCTCGATATGGAATTGTGTAATGACGGCTCTGCTTGGAGGTCCTTGAAGAGCTGGCGATGAGTAGACTAGACAGTAGTATGGTATCTTCTCTACCAGAAGCCTGGTGGTCCACTGGCTGAATGGTCTGGAGAAGCCACAACGTAGCCAAGGTTCTGGGATGCATCAACAATTACGTGATGGTTTTTCAGAAGGGTTTTGAtttcttttggatttttttttcagtgtTAATCACTGTTTCTGTTCCAaagatataaaataaattaaaataatggTAAATGGCCGTGTGTTGTATCATCGAGAGGGGACGTGGGGTAAATGGTAACAGTTACCCAAGTAGGTAGATCACAGGCAGGAAACAATGATCTGGTGATGCAAGGTTCTCTGCAAATGGAAGGTTTTTGGAGTTGATCCACCTCAAAAACTGTAAAAGCTCTTGGAAGACTCATCACTTCCAGTGTAAAAACCCTTTGATGGTCAGAAATTCCATCTTTTCAGCATTTTATGTTTCTGCTTAAGGTTTTGCAAAACTGCTGGTggggaaggggaaaaaaattgCATATCCCGTCTTCAGAGCGGCTACTCATGGAATCTGCTCCATACTTGGCATCGTCCAATCAAAATGCTCAGAAAAATCTTTAGGGGGTGGGGGGGGAGATTCCCAAAAATGTTATGAATCTAATAACGCTCCAAAAAAGTAAATGTTCCTAAGGCAGTTTCTCTGAATGCCTCCAAAAAAAAGTCTAAGTCTGTGGGAACATAGCCGAAAGGAGAGGGATATTTGCATAATTTCTCAGATTATTTTTTTTCTAGATTGCCatactgttatggactgacctgggttggagtagtggtattgcaaccactcgGGGCTGCACGGGCAGGTAGCGTggtcaggaatagccaggggtcGGTACCCGGGAGTAGCAGTATCGTCGAGGATAAGTAGCAGGCGGAAAGAGCTTGACTAAAGGCGGAGAGCGCCATAATCTCGCAAGGAAGGAAGTGTAACGCcaggattacacaggagctgccagcagaggatcttgatgatttgcccaagtgcattcagctcaGAACCTACCACAGACGACCATTAAGGACCTCGGTGACAACAACTGAGGCAGGAAATGCCTGCGTGTCTCTCCTTCTCCAGACTGGATATATCTAGAGATTTGCAAATGTTTTTCCATTTTGTTCCTTAGTTGCAGATCATTAACCTCTCCCCATCCTGTGAAAtccacgacttttccttcttggtgttgcacttTCCATGACAAGCAGTGTCCAGGATACTTAATGGGCAAATCACTATGTAATACTTATGTTGCCTCACCCCAGAAAATCCCTCCAACACCCCAACCACTATGTTCCTCTGCTTAGTCTTAtggtccactgcctgttgtcaagtgtacgcCATCTCTAGCTGCAGCGACAGATACAGGAAGCTGAGATGGGGCTTTATTTCTACAGGAAGCAGGGGtgggtctctacaggaagtgggggttggACTTTAAAGGAAGCAGGGGTGGGGCTTagtctgtctacaggaagtgggggttggACTTTACAGGAAGCAGGGGTGGGGCTTTGTCTACAGGAGATGGGGGTTGGACTTTACAGGAAGCGGGGGTGGTGCTTAGTCTCTACAGGAAGCAGGGGTGGGGCTGTCTGTACAGGAAGCGGGGATGGAGCTTAAGCTCTACAGTTAGCggggatgggtctttgtctctgcaggaagtgggggatGGACTGTACAGGAAGCGGGGGTGGAGCTTAATCTCTACAGGAAGCAGGGATGggactttgtctctacaggaagtgggggtggggtttgtctctacaggaagcagggGTGGGGCTTTCTCTTCAGGAAGCGGGGGTGGAGCTTAGTCTCTACAGGAAGCAGGGGTGGGGCTTAGTCAGTCTACAGGTTGTGGGGTGGGGCTTATTTGTCTACTCTCTTGCTAAACTGAATAGAAGCAGACCAGAGTCAGATTTCAGTTCAGGACAGGTAAACCATTGGACAATGACAGCCACGTTAAATGCTGAGAAGTTGCATAAACTTCCAGCACATATAGTTATGGCAGAATGCTGAAGTGGAGCATCCCACTAAAGAGTCGGTGGCAGGTTATAGAGCAAAGGAATTGGGAGAGTTCCTGGCCATAGACTGATCAGTGAaccaaaagcagttttattctgtgAGGGATATGGATGATACTGGTACTGTGGTTTCCAGGTCCCAATTTCCTAGTGTTAATGTTTCGTTAGGAAACTGATCACAAACAGCTGAGATCAGAGCGGTTATCAGACTGTCAATCACTGCCCTCTGCGTAAGAGCGGCCATGTCTGACCCGGCCCCAACAAGAACCACAAGAGAAAGACGGCGAACCCTTCACTTCTGACCAGTGATTCACTTTTATTATATTGGACCTTTTACTTACAAAAAGTCTTAAGCGGAGTCTTacaaaaaataatacattttaaaGCAACTTCCATTTTACAGATTTcatagaattacaaaaaaaaatgcaaatgatcaaatcCTCCTCCTACAAGACCCCGCCCCTGCTTAACATAAGGCAGCCTTACAAACCACAGAAAAATGCAATACAGAAACAGTCCGACCCTGCACAACACTGGgacctgtgcagaaaggaaggagatcCCATCATTTATAAAGCTCACAGCCCCCCCCCTACAggcacacagtgacatcacagccccaagaatgtgctccccctagtggtggctccagaAGGCCACAACATTCTTTCCACACTATGGTTTATCTGAAGGCAGCTCTGACCCGTATAATATTCTGCCAATGATAGCAATTAGTTTATACTAGTGGTGATCATTTGGACATGACTGCTATATTGATATAATTGTGTAAAAAAGTTTTTTCTGTTCtaagatttttttgaaaaaaaaattgttataaaaaaaaatattctggcaATGATCAGCACAGGTTATAAACTGTTCAAACATAATATTTAAAAAACGAAATATGATCCACACTACATCATGTGGCTACTGCCCGGAGCAGGGAAAGGAGATGCAGAAAACCCCCAAAATAAAATGCAGCAATTATAAGTACACCCTCTCCACTCCCATTATAACATTGCATTGCAAGTGCCCTCTAGTGGTCAGTGTGAGAACTGGAGGAattgcaaaatgtttttttttatgtttctacATGGTGGTTTTAAAGGTTTAACACTATTGCAAACATTGTAGCTTTATTCCAGATCTGAGACTTTATTTTTTAACTTTCAGCTCATATTACCATTATCCATCGTTATAGAGGCCGTCCAGGGCTTTGATATTGATAACCATCATATCAGATGGGTGGTGGGGGGCAGGTATCGGACCTCTATTGATCAGCTGTTATCTGGACTCCTCATGACTGCTGGAAATGCACAGTCCTGTTCACTGTCACCATTATCGGTACTGCAGCTCATTGCCTGCTGGAGTGAATGTGCTCGGAGCTACAGTACACAGGAACGACCACTAGACAGAGTATGGAGTCGTGCTGTTCTGCACAAGCTGATTGGTGGAAAAATCCGACTCTCGCATGCCCTccaatctgatattaatgacctaccGTAAGGATTGTTTCTCCATATCCGAGTCATGGACAAAGTTCGATTTTCAACTTTTTACATAAAACATAAgttttgatggttttttttttttttagtcctatTTTAAATTCATTTTGTTCCCAACAGCAAATGCAAAAAAGTCTCCATTAAAGGGGCTGTCTCTAAATTACAATTTACAAAGTTCTTATTGACTGCAAGAACCGGGGTGCCATAACCCTGTGTTTGGAGTGCTGCCCTCTATTCCGCCCCTTCAGGTAGCGAGCGCTGCCCTCTATTCCACCCCCTCAGGTAGCGAGAGCTGCCCTCTATTCCGCCCCTTTAGGTAGCGAGCGCTGCACTCTATTCTACCCCTTCAGGTAGCGAGCGCTGCCCTCTATTCTGCCCCTTCAGGTAGCGAGCACTGCACTCTGCCCATAGATGATGAATGGGACCCTCTTTTCTCATGAGCCCCAGAAAAGGAAGCCCAATGCAATCGCACACTTATCTACAGGGAGGTGGGTGAGAAGCTGTAatcgtgggacaacccctttaagggcggCTCACTTCTCTTCCTGCAGACCGTTCAGAGTTTATCATAACGAAAGCATTTCCTTTAAATAAAAAGAACAGTAAATATGAGTCCTTGAGTGAGTTCGTGATTATGGAAAATTAATTTTAAAATTAAAGTTACAGCTCCCACCCAGCTTTTCCAAGACTCTAGGAAAGCGGGGTGTGCAATGGAAGATTAAATTATTGATGTATGTACAGGATAATGATCACGGACCCCCGTGATTGATTACAGGAATAGAGGTGGGTCATTGTCTCTTTACAGCAAGTGGGATATAGTTCCAGCAcccatagtgctggcagaatgctgactAAGAGAAACcgccaatagaaaaaaaaacatgccAAGTTACAGATTGTGAGAATGAAGATGGTTCCTGGAAATATTAGACAAGGACTTAAATTTACTGAGGACAGAGAGGAAAATGCTTATTTCTAAACACTAAACCCCCCCTTGATCATCCCAGAAGTCCTTGGCGTGTTTGCGGGGGTTGCACTTGTGAACGACGGCTTTGAATTTGGTGGAGAAGCGGCGCCCGCAGTCGTTGCACTGGTGCGGCTTCACCCCGTGCACCACGCTGTAGTGTCTGACCGCGCTGGATTTGTGTTTGAACATCTGTCCACAAGCGATGCAGCGGAATGGCTTCTCCTCCAAGGCGATCTGGTTCAGGAACTGCAGTCGGGCGGGATCGGGGGGCTTTTCCTCGGTGGCGGGTTTTATGGGCGGGTACAGGTCGTAGGGCCGACTGCTGCTGGAGCAGATGAACCTCTCGCTGATGCTCCAGATGTTTGGGTGCCAGCGATAATGGGGGGTGCCCACTGTGTCTGGGGAGGACGTCTTGTTGGCGAGACTCTCGTACGTCCCGTCCTCCTTTATCTCCTCCGTCATCTCCACCTTGATCTCACTTTCATCCAATACAGGAGGACGAGGATAAGAGCCGTCCACACCAGAGCGAAATGGCCCAGCTGGGGAGAAGACAAAGAAAGGCAGCCTTCAGAGCAGAAATCACCGCTACTGCCTGCTGTGTAacctagatatatgaaactgaaatacactgcaccagcagaatagtgagtgcagctctggggtataatacaggatgtaactcaggatcagtaatgtaatgtgtgtacacagtgactgcaccagcaaaatagtgagtgcagctccggggtataatacaggatgtaactcaggatcagtaatgtaatgtatgtacacagtgactgcaccagcagaatagtgagtgcagctctggggtataatacaggatgtaactcaggatcagtaatgtaatgtgtgtacacagcaactgcaccagcagaaaagtgagtgcagtactggggtataatacaggatgtaactcaggatcagtaatgtacgtacacagtgactgcaccagcagaatagtgagtgcagctctggggtataatacaggatgtaactcaggattagtaatataatgtatgtacacagtgactgcaccagcagaatagtgagtgcagctctggggtataatacagaatgtaactcaggatcagtaatgtaatgtctgtacacagtgactgcaccagcagaatagtgagtgcagctctggggtataatacaggatgtaactcaggatcagtaatgtaatgtatgtacacagtgactgcaccagcagaatagtgagtgcagctctggggtataa is a window of Ranitomeya variabilis isolate aRanVar5 chromosome 2, aRanVar5.hap1, whole genome shotgun sequence DNA encoding:
- the LOC143806090 gene encoding uncharacterized protein LOC143806090, whose translation is MLEHVASSVTNMTVSKEKISEKILNHALEIIYLLTGEKYVLVKKRSPHCCIHPQSGTVPVKCDDVAVYFSMEEWDYVKGHKQQYQSVITETEPGSDRMDSMDSGVTEDVQESSSPELSDLHVEEIEYESTSGKEDDDDYEEEDQEKSKHETSSESPGTSAAGPFRSGVDGSYPRPPVLDESEIKVEMTEEIKEDGTYESLANKTSSPDTVGTPHYRWHPNIWSISERFICSSSSRPYDLYPPIKPATEEKPPDPARLQFLNQIALEEKPFRCIACGQMFKHKSSAVRHYSVVHGVKPHQCNDCGRRFSTKFKAVVHKCNPRKHAKDFWDDQGGV